The Pseudomonas baetica genome includes a region encoding these proteins:
- a CDS encoding NAD(P)/FAD-dependent oxidoreductase: MPSVISTDVLIVGAGVAGLWLNARLRRQGFSTVLVENASLGGGQSVKSQGIIHGGAKYALHGALTGASEAIADMPRRWREALAGDGELDLSGVRLLSEAHYLWSPGTLAGNLTSFFASKAVRGRVDQVKGDQLPPALQDKRFKGKVYRLAELVVDVPSLIQRLADLAGDGLLAGQTIEPLLEAGVLVGLKVDGREIRAQRIVLSAGAGTADLLTALGLSHPAMQRRPLHMILAKGPGLKPLYAHCLGGGTKPRITVTTHPAADGQWVWYMGGDIAESEGVNREPAEQIATAQKEIAQLLPWIDLSTTQWATLRVDRAEPLQTGLTRPDNAFLAEEGRLLVGWPTKLALAPDFADRVIASLQRDGIQPQASEPLPALPKPPLGVPAWEELLP; this comes from the coding sequence ATGCCATCCGTTATTTCCACCGACGTTCTGATTGTCGGCGCTGGTGTCGCCGGCCTCTGGCTGAATGCGCGTCTGCGCCGCCAGGGTTTTTCGACCGTGCTGGTGGAAAACGCCAGCCTCGGCGGCGGGCAGAGTGTGAAATCCCAAGGCATCATCCACGGCGGCGCCAAGTACGCGTTGCACGGCGCGCTGACCGGCGCCTCGGAAGCCATCGCCGACATGCCACGACGCTGGCGTGAAGCGCTGGCCGGTGATGGCGAGCTGGATCTGAGCGGCGTGCGCCTGCTGTCCGAAGCGCATTACCTGTGGTCGCCGGGCACCCTCGCCGGCAACCTCACCAGTTTCTTCGCCAGCAAAGCCGTACGTGGCCGCGTCGACCAGGTCAAGGGCGACCAATTGCCACCGGCCCTGCAAGACAAACGCTTCAAGGGCAAAGTCTATCGCCTCGCCGAACTGGTAGTAGATGTGCCGAGCCTGATCCAGCGCCTGGCCGACCTGGCGGGCGACGGCTTGCTTGCCGGGCAAACCATCGAGCCTCTGCTGGAGGCTGGCGTGCTGGTCGGCCTGAAGGTCGACGGCCGCGAGATCCGTGCCCAGCGCATCGTTCTCAGCGCCGGTGCCGGCACCGCCGACCTGCTCACCGCCCTCGGCCTGAGCCACCCGGCCATGCAACGCCGGCCACTGCACATGATCCTCGCCAAAGGCCCGGGCCTGAAACCGCTGTATGCCCACTGCCTGGGCGGCGGCACCAAACCGCGCATCACAGTGACAACTCATCCGGCAGCTGATGGCCAGTGGGTCTGGTACATGGGCGGCGACATCGCCGAAAGCGAAGGCGTGAACCGCGAGCCGGCCGAACAGATCGCCACCGCGCAAAAAGAAATCGCGCAGTTGCTGCCTTGGATCGACCTCAGCACCACGCAATGGGCGACGCTGCGCGTCGACCGTGCCGAGCCGCTGCAAACCGGTTTGACGCGCCCGGACAACGCCTTCCTCGCCGAAGAAGGGCGTTTGTTGGTCGGTTGGCCAACCAAACTGGCGCTGGCGCCAGACTTCGCTGATCGCGTGATTGCTTCGCTGCAACGCGACGGCATCCAGCCGCAAGCCAGCGAGCCTTTGCCGGCCCTGCCAAAACCGCCATTGGGCGTACCCGCCTGGGAGGAGCTGCTGCCATGA
- a CDS encoding aldo/keto reductase: MTIATLHDLHRPLGSTGLMVSPLGLGTVKLGRDQGVKYPNGFQIPDDDEARMLLRQARDLGINLIDTAPAYGRSEERLGPLLRGQRNDWVIVSKVGEEFADGLSRHDFSAAHTRMSVERSLQRLETDFIDLVLVHSDGNDMAILEHEAVYATLAALKAEGKIRGFGFSGKTVEGGLKALEQGDCAMVTYNLNEQNEKAVIDYAAAHGKAILVKKALASGHVCLSPGVDPVRASFELLFAQPGVASAIVGTINPLHLAHNVATVAQVLRGH; encoded by the coding sequence ATGACCATTGCGACCCTGCACGACTTGCACCGCCCATTGGGCAGTACCGGCCTGATGGTTTCGCCGCTAGGCCTGGGCACGGTCAAACTGGGCCGCGACCAGGGCGTGAAATACCCTAACGGCTTTCAGATTCCCGATGACGACGAAGCGCGCATGCTGCTCAGACAGGCGCGCGATCTGGGCATCAACCTGATCGACACCGCGCCGGCCTACGGTCGCAGCGAAGAGCGCCTCGGCCCGCTGCTGCGTGGTCAGCGCAATGACTGGGTGATCGTCAGCAAAGTCGGCGAAGAATTTGCCGACGGCCTGTCGCGCCACGATTTCAGCGCGGCGCACACGCGGATGTCGGTGGAACGCAGCCTGCAACGTCTGGAAACGGATTTCATCGATCTGGTGCTGGTGCACTCCGACGGCAACGACATGGCGATCCTTGAGCACGAAGCGGTCTATGCCACGCTCGCAGCGCTCAAGGCCGAAGGCAAGATTCGCGGCTTCGGCTTTTCCGGCAAAACCGTCGAAGGCGGGCTCAAGGCACTGGAGCAAGGTGACTGCGCGATGGTCACCTACAATCTGAACGAACAAAACGAGAAAGCGGTCATTGACTATGCTGCTGCCCACGGCAAAGCCATTCTGGTGAAAAAAGCCCTGGCCAGCGGTCATGTTTGCCTGAGCCCCGGCGTGGATCCGGTGCGCGCCAGCTTCGAGTTGCTGTTTGCCCAGCCTGGCGTGGCCAGTGCTATTGTCGGGACGATCAATCCGCTGCACCTCGCCCATAACGTCGCGACCGTTGCCCAGGTCCTTCGTGGTCACTGA
- a CDS encoding metal ABC transporter ATPase produces MPRTLIRKNPSNFKTLPLFVEATPEGLTYQSVGMPLNFAQTLQRRKPVSVADAERFSLELANLGVSVRLTLHWQNRDYWVLVRQRRQDRGDVVLKLISGYVPAHELNIPLHTAIQEIAEECLLETPEGWLGGRFNDTWLPAPYASALHYREALPFRLTPLSGSARPIRCANLQLVERPRAYVHLPTASLQLIYDLRLDVPKEAKSLSLFHVDERLEGDQLVARLDRKRPDLYLMPLQDGEPLAELYTLKKGQLYPAGTRGLYLAESFAKQDGWLVREERIRWKDWLRQQGLTPPEKATGLARLRGKARQLLKKIVPRKKVSS; encoded by the coding sequence ATGCCGCGCACGCTCATCAGAAAGAACCCGAGCAACTTCAAGACCCTGCCGCTGTTCGTCGAAGCTACGCCCGAAGGCCTGACCTATCAGAGCGTCGGCATGCCGCTGAACTTCGCGCAGACCTTGCAACGGCGTAAACCGGTCAGCGTGGCGGACGCCGAGCGCTTCTCGCTGGAACTGGCCAACCTCGGGGTCTCGGTGCGCCTGACCCTGCATTGGCAAAATCGCGATTACTGGGTGTTGGTGCGCCAGCGGCGGCAGGATCGCGGCGATGTCGTGCTCAAGCTGATTTCCGGTTACGTGCCGGCCCACGAACTGAACATCCCGCTGCACACGGCCATTCAGGAAATCGCCGAAGAGTGTTTGCTGGAAACTCCGGAAGGCTGGCTCGGCGGGCGTTTCAACGACACCTGGCTACCGGCGCCCTACGCGTCCGCGCTGCATTACCGTGAAGCCCTGCCGTTTCGCCTGACACCGCTGTCCGGCTCGGCGCGCCCGATTCGTTGCGCCAATCTGCAACTGGTTGAACGGCCGCGCGCCTACGTGCATTTGCCGACCGCCTCACTGCAATTGATCTACGACCTGCGCCTGGACGTGCCCAAGGAAGCCAAATCCTTGAGTCTGTTTCATGTCGATGAACGTCTTGAGGGCGATCAACTGGTCGCGAGACTCGACCGCAAACGTCCGGACCTTTACCTGATGCCGTTGCAGGACGGCGAGCCGCTGGCCGAGCTCTATACGCTGAAAAAAGGCCAGTTGTATCCGGCAGGCACCCGTGGCCTTTATCTGGCCGAGAGCTTCGCCAAACAGGATGGCTGGCTGGTGCGCGAGGAGCGGATTCGCTGGAAGGACTGGCTGCGCCAACAGGGTTTGACGCCGCCGGAAAAGGCCACAGGATTGGCGCGCTTGCGCGGCAAGGCCAGGCAATTGCTGAAGAAGATCGTACCGCGCAAGAAAGTCAGCTCCTGA
- the hldE gene encoding bifunctional D-glycero-beta-D-manno-heptose-7-phosphate kinase/D-glycero-beta-D-manno-heptose 1-phosphate adenylyltransferase HldE: protein MKLSMPRFDQAPVLVVGDVMLDRYWHGGTSRISPEAPVPVVKVEQIEDRPGGAANVALNIAALGAPASLVGVTGDDEAADSLSNSLKGAGVRALFQRIAHQPTIVKLRVMSRHQQLLRIDFEEPFATDSLALASQVDDLLEGIKVLVLSDYGKGALKNHQALIQAARAKGIPVLADPKGKDFSIYRGASLITPNLSEFEAIVGGCADEHELVSKGATLMHDLELGALLVTRGEHGMTLLRPDHPALHLPARAREVFDVTGAGDTVISTLAAAIAAGEELPHAVALANLAAGIVVGKLGTAAISAPELRRAIQREEGSERGVLGLEQLVLAVADARAHNERIVFTNGCFDILHAGHVTYLEQARAQGDRLIVAINDDASVSRLKGPGRPINSVDRRMAVLAGLGAVDWVISFPEGTPENLLREVKPDVLVKGGDYGIDQVVGADIVKAYGGTVKVLGLVENSSTTAIVEKIRGN, encoded by the coding sequence ATGAAGTTGTCCATGCCGCGATTCGATCAAGCCCCAGTATTGGTGGTCGGCGATGTCATGCTCGACCGTTACTGGCATGGTGGAACCTCACGGATTTCCCCTGAGGCACCGGTCCCGGTCGTAAAGGTCGAGCAAATCGAAGATCGTCCCGGCGGTGCCGCCAACGTTGCCTTGAACATTGCCGCGCTGGGTGCGCCGGCGTCGCTGGTCGGAGTGACCGGTGATGACGAAGCTGCCGACAGCCTGAGCAACAGTCTCAAGGGCGCGGGTGTGCGAGCGCTGTTTCAGCGTATTGCGCATCAACCGACCATCGTCAAGCTGCGGGTCATGAGCCGGCACCAGCAACTGCTGCGTATCGACTTCGAAGAACCGTTCGCGACCGATTCGCTGGCCCTCGCTTCGCAGGTCGACGATCTGCTTGAAGGCATCAAAGTGCTGGTGTTGTCCGACTACGGCAAAGGCGCGCTGAAAAATCATCAGGCGCTGATCCAGGCTGCGCGGGCCAAAGGCATTCCGGTGTTGGCCGATCCCAAGGGCAAGGATTTCTCGATTTACCGTGGCGCCAGTCTGATCACTCCGAACCTCAGTGAGTTCGAAGCCATCGTCGGTGGTTGCGCCGATGAGCACGAGCTGGTGAGCAAGGGCGCGACCCTGATGCACGACCTCGAGCTCGGCGCGCTGCTGGTAACCCGTGGCGAACACGGCATGACCCTGTTGCGTCCGGATCACCCGGCGCTGCACCTGCCGGCCCGTGCCCGTGAAGTGTTCGACGTGACCGGTGCCGGCGACACGGTGATTTCCACCCTGGCAGCGGCGATTGCTGCCGGTGAGGAACTGCCGCACGCAGTGGCACTGGCTAACCTGGCTGCCGGTATTGTGGTGGGCAAGTTAGGTACGGCGGCTATCAGTGCCCCGGAACTGCGCCGCGCGATTCAGCGTGAGGAAGGTTCCGAGCGTGGAGTGCTGGGGCTCGAACAACTGGTGCTGGCGGTAGCCGATGCCCGTGCGCATAACGAGCGCATCGTCTTCACCAATGGTTGCTTCGACATCCTGCACGCCGGACACGTGACCTATCTCGAGCAGGCGCGGGCCCAAGGTGATCGTCTGATTGTGGCGATCAACGATGATGCCTCCGTCAGCCGTTTGAAAGGTCCGGGTCGGCCGATCAACAGTGTCGATCGGCGCATGGCCGTACTGGCCGGTCTCGGTGCGGTGGACTGGGTGATCAGCTTCCCTGAGGGCACCCCGGAGAACCTGCTGCGCGAGGTCAAACCGGATGTGTTGGTCAAAGGCGGTGATTACGGCATCGACCAGGTGGTCGGCGCCGACATCGTCAAGGCCTACGGTGGCACCGTAAAAGTGCTTGGGCTGGTAGAAAACAGCTCGACGACCGCGATTGTGGAAAAAATCCGCGGTAACTGA
- the msbA gene encoding lipid A export permease/ATP-binding protein MsbA — protein sequence MTDSSPAASPSSLKIYFRLLGYVRPYISLFLISIVGFLIFASTQPMLGYILKYFVDGLSNPEAVLFPTVPYLRDLQLLQAVPLLIILIAAWQGLGSYLGNYFLAKVSLGLVHDLRVQLFNNLLVLPNRYFDKHNSGHLISRITFNVTMVTGAATDAIKVVIREGMTVIFLFASLLYMNWKLTLVMVAILPLIAVMVRTASKKFRKQSKKIQLAMGDVTHVASETIQGYRVVRSFGGEVYEEKRFLKASQSNTDKQLRMTRTGAIYTPMLQLVIYSAMAVLMFLVLYLRGDASAGDMVAYITLAGLLPKPIRQLSEVSSTIQKGVAGAESIFEQLDVTPEVDTGTVERDSVSGRLDVRNLSFTYPDTERQVLDNISFSVEPGQMVALVGRSGSGKSTLANLIPRFYHHDKGEILIDGVEIEQYKLLNLRRHIAQVTQHVTLFSDTVANNIAYGDLAGAPREDIEKAARDAYAMDFISQLPEGLDTQVGENGVLLSGGQRQRLAIARALLKNAPLLILDEATSALDTESERHIQAALDQVMKGRTTLVIAHRLSTIEKADLILVMDQGRIVERGTHDALLAQKGYYARLNAMGLDAPTEDIA from the coding sequence ATGACCGATTCCAGTCCCGCCGCAAGCCCTTCGAGCTTGAAAATCTACTTCCGCCTGCTCGGCTACGTCCGGCCGTACATCAGTCTGTTCCTGATCAGCATCGTCGGTTTTCTGATTTTTGCTTCGACCCAGCCGATGCTCGGTTACATCCTCAAGTACTTTGTCGATGGCCTTTCGAACCCCGAAGCAGTGCTGTTTCCAACCGTCCCCTACCTGCGTGACCTGCAATTATTGCAGGCAGTGCCGTTGCTGATCATCCTGATCGCCGCGTGGCAGGGACTGGGATCTTATCTGGGTAACTATTTTCTGGCCAAGGTTTCTCTCGGCCTGGTTCATGACCTGCGTGTGCAGTTGTTCAACAACCTGCTGGTTTTGCCCAACCGTTACTTCGACAAGCATAACTCCGGTCACCTGATTTCGCGTATCACCTTCAACGTGACCATGGTCACGGGGGCGGCAACCGATGCGATCAAGGTCGTTATCCGTGAAGGCATGACGGTGATCTTCCTGTTCGCCTCCCTGCTGTACATGAACTGGAAGCTGACGCTGGTGATGGTTGCGATTCTGCCGCTGATCGCCGTGATGGTACGCACTGCAAGCAAGAAATTCCGCAAACAGAGCAAGAAGATCCAGCTGGCCATGGGCGACGTCACCCACGTTGCTTCGGAAACCATTCAGGGTTATCGCGTGGTTCGCAGCTTCGGCGGCGAGGTCTATGAAGAGAAACGCTTCCTCAAGGCCAGTCAGAGCAACACCGACAAACAACTGCGCATGACCCGTACCGGTGCGATCTATACGCCGATGCTGCAACTGGTGATCTACAGCGCCATGGCGGTGTTGATGTTCCTGGTGCTTTACCTGCGGGGTGATGCCTCGGCCGGTGACATGGTCGCCTACATCACCCTGGCGGGTCTGTTGCCCAAGCCGATCCGCCAGTTGTCCGAGGTCAGCTCGACCATCCAGAAAGGTGTCGCTGGTGCTGAAAGCATCTTCGAACAACTGGACGTCACGCCGGAAGTCGATACCGGTACGGTCGAGCGCGATTCGGTCAGCGGTCGTCTGGACGTGCGCAACCTGAGCTTCACCTATCCGGACACCGAGCGTCAGGTACTCGACAACATCAGCTTCTCGGTCGAACCGGGGCAGATGGTCGCCCTGGTGGGGCGTTCGGGCAGCGGCAAGTCGACGCTGGCCAACCTGATTCCACGCTTCTATCACCACGACAAGGGCGAGATCCTCATCGATGGCGTGGAAATCGAGCAGTACAAACTGCTGAACCTGCGTCGCCACATCGCTCAGGTCACCCAGCATGTGACGCTGTTCAGCGACACGGTCGCCAATAACATCGCGTATGGCGATCTGGCCGGCGCGCCGCGTGAAGACATCGAGAAAGCTGCACGTGACGCCTACGCCATGGACTTCATTTCGCAGCTGCCCGAAGGCCTGGACACCCAGGTCGGCGAAAACGGCGTATTGCTTTCCGGTGGTCAGCGTCAGCGTCTGGCGATTGCCCGGGCGCTGCTCAAGAACGCGCCGTTGCTGATTCTCGACGAAGCCACTTCGGCCCTCGACACGGAGTCCGAGCGGCACATTCAGGCGGCGCTGGATCAAGTGATGAAGGGCCGCACCACACTGGTGATTGCGCACCGTCTGTCGACCATCGAGAAGGCCGATCTGATTCTGGTCATGGATCAGGGGCGGATTGTCGAGCGGGGTACTCACGATGCGCTGCTGGCGCAGAAAGGTTACTACGCACGCCTCAACGCCATGGGCCTGGATGCCCCGACCGAAGACATCGCCTGA
- a CDS encoding bifunctional O-antigen ligase/aminoglycoside phosphotransferase family protein produces the protein MQLRGFNSTSNRVFDFICLWILPAGYLLLLCALFFLPGRSLHHKLFYGLFSIPTLIALCLRPRELKELLREPIFIALLMFVAWALLSLCWSPGDEPIGGMFKPPLHTVLLFAGSYLLVRYRNDILQPLLFTAALVALIATTFFLFKFAQVYQPGMRLIGGGAFDNPLLSSHLFGFFSAYWLAVTMTCKRRQMMWLSVPAMAIMFMAVIGTGSRTPLVALTMAAVWLCFICWNRRSLGLLIALAISGATVLSLFAQMIIERGDSYRLEIWQQVLQKIADHPWVGHGFSATLSVDPGVGYSFQEPHSFALGVLYYVGIFGLLPWLFFLLWGLLSSWRQRVQPLLIIASSLLVFGIGAGLTEGGGIISRPKEHWFLLWIPLALIAAVSINQRARRLLTLPVQKLSATGLEQLSSAAQIIEEDGLGPKVLRLADGSFLKLFRRRRWYTSGSFNPYSERFAVNSEQLRQMDIPTPQVLHLYRLDDGSSAVHYAPLPGHTLRQVLQSITAPAVRQALVERFGKFMAQLHEKGVYFRSLHLGNVLVLEDGEFGLIDLADLRIYPSALSHSLRQRNLRHMQRYTVDKRWLFEDHLDALLQGYAMTASPSAVDNLHRQVLAGNLTARVH, from the coding sequence ATGCAACTTCGCGGCTTCAACAGTACGTCCAATCGAGTTTTCGATTTCATCTGCCTGTGGATTCTTCCCGCAGGCTATCTCTTGCTCTTGTGTGCGCTGTTCTTTTTGCCGGGCCGAAGTCTGCACCACAAACTTTTTTACGGGCTGTTCAGCATTCCGACATTGATCGCCCTGTGTCTGCGGCCGCGCGAGCTCAAGGAGCTGCTGCGCGAGCCAATCTTTATCGCGCTTTTAATGTTCGTCGCCTGGGCACTGCTCAGCCTTTGCTGGAGCCCGGGCGATGAGCCGATCGGCGGGATGTTCAAGCCGCCACTGCATACCGTGCTCTTGTTTGCAGGCAGCTACCTGTTGGTGCGTTATCGCAACGATATCCTGCAACCCTTGCTATTTACCGCCGCGCTGGTCGCCCTGATTGCCACAACGTTCTTTTTGTTCAAGTTCGCCCAGGTTTACCAGCCAGGGATGCGCCTGATCGGCGGCGGTGCTTTTGACAACCCGCTTCTGAGTTCGCACCTGTTCGGTTTCTTCAGCGCGTACTGGCTAGCCGTGACCATGACCTGTAAACGCCGCCAGATGATGTGGCTGAGCGTGCCAGCCATGGCGATCATGTTCATGGCCGTGATCGGCACGGGATCCAGGACCCCCCTGGTGGCACTGACCATGGCCGCTGTCTGGCTCTGCTTCATTTGCTGGAACCGCCGTTCACTGGGGCTGTTGATTGCATTGGCCATCAGCGGTGCGACAGTCCTCAGCCTGTTTGCGCAAATGATCATCGAGCGTGGCGACTCCTACCGTCTGGAAATCTGGCAGCAGGTGCTGCAAAAGATTGCCGACCATCCGTGGGTCGGACATGGCTTCAGCGCCACGCTGTCGGTCGACCCCGGTGTGGGTTACAGCTTCCAGGAGCCCCACAGCTTCGCGCTGGGCGTTCTGTATTACGTCGGGATCTTCGGCCTGCTGCCGTGGCTGTTTTTCCTGCTCTGGGGCTTGTTGAGCAGTTGGCGCCAACGGGTCCAGCCGCTGTTGATCATCGCCTCGAGCTTGCTGGTGTTCGGCATTGGCGCGGGGCTGACCGAAGGTGGCGGGATCATTTCGCGGCCCAAGGAGCACTGGTTCCTGCTGTGGATTCCACTGGCACTGATCGCGGCCGTCAGCATCAATCAGCGCGCTCGCCGCTTGTTGACCCTGCCGGTGCAGAAGCTTTCGGCCACAGGCCTGGAGCAATTGAGCAGCGCGGCACAGATCATCGAAGAAGATGGCCTCGGCCCGAAAGTCCTGCGCCTGGCCGATGGCAGCTTCCTGAAGCTGTTCCGCCGTCGGCGCTGGTACACTTCCGGCAGCTTCAACCCCTACTCCGAGCGCTTCGCGGTCAACAGTGAACAACTGCGGCAGATGGACATTCCTACCCCGCAAGTGTTGCACCTGTATCGCCTCGATGATGGCAGCAGCGCCGTGCATTACGCTCCGCTACCCGGTCACACGCTGCGCCAGGTGCTGCAAAGCATCACCGCCCCGGCCGTGCGTCAGGCGCTGGTGGAGCGCTTCGGCAAATTCATGGCGCAATTGCATGAAAAAGGGGTGTACTTCCGTTCGCTGCACTTGGGCAACGTGCTGGTGCTGGAAGATGGTGAGTTCGGGCTGATTGATCTGGCGGATTTGCGCATCTACCCGAGCGCACTGAGTCATTCGCTGCGTCAGCGCAATTTGCGCCATATGCAACGTTACACCGTCGACAAGCGCTGGCTGTTCGAGGATCACCTCGATGCGCTGCTTCAGGGATACGCCATGACGGCGTCACCCTCCGCTGTGGATAATCTGCACAGGCAAGTGCTGGCCGGAAACCTGACGGCCCGAGTTCATTAA
- a CDS encoding acyltransferase family protein has product MTETDPFIALAAYLLAIVSAALLVRAVPKISRHLQHSGESRYASIDGLRGYLAFGVFVHHAIITWIFLRTGVFAFPPSNFYSMLGQGCVALFFMITGFLFWNRLLTQGRQHDWLAFGISRLFRLYPLYLPLMLIVFVTVFHLQQWELKEPVTELLKQILAWLTFDRPDINQYHQTGMLISNVTWTLAYEVFFYLALPLAALVFIYRGSWLQVVLCLIGIYALYQLVGWEHSLKKHFLASFLGGIAAAYWIRRPALLAWSQSRLASFIALLALVIAFTAFNRAFKMAPLMLLSVFFVIVASGNNLFGVLKPRSIRWLGEISYSTYLLHGFVLWLMVQRLPLIVHVDARETWVYLPLLAICTCLLILISSATFLYIELPGMAAGRKLLNWLRQRQKGDKRLSEKVAR; this is encoded by the coding sequence ATGACCGAAACCGATCCGTTCATCGCGCTGGCAGCTTATCTGCTGGCCATCGTATCCGCCGCCCTGTTAGTGCGCGCGGTTCCGAAAATCAGCCGACATCTGCAGCATTCCGGTGAAAGTCGCTATGCCAGCATCGATGGCCTGCGCGGTTATCTGGCGTTTGGTGTATTCGTACACCACGCGATCATTACCTGGATCTTTCTGCGCACCGGGGTCTTCGCGTTTCCACCGAGCAATTTTTACTCGATGCTCGGCCAGGGCTGCGTCGCACTGTTCTTCATGATCACCGGGTTTCTGTTCTGGAACCGCCTGCTGACCCAGGGCCGCCAGCACGACTGGCTGGCGTTCGGGATTTCGCGACTGTTTCGGCTGTACCCACTCTACCTGCCCCTGATGTTGATCGTGTTCGTGACCGTGTTCCATCTACAGCAGTGGGAACTGAAAGAGCCGGTCACAGAGCTGCTCAAACAGATCCTCGCCTGGCTGACGTTCGATCGGCCCGACATCAATCAATATCACCAGACCGGCATGTTGATTTCCAACGTCACCTGGACCCTGGCCTACGAAGTGTTCTTCTATCTGGCGCTGCCACTGGCGGCGCTGGTGTTCATTTACCGCGGCAGCTGGCTGCAAGTGGTGCTGTGCCTGATTGGCATTTACGCGCTGTATCAGTTGGTCGGCTGGGAACACTCGCTGAAGAAACATTTCCTCGCCAGCTTCCTCGGAGGGATCGCCGCCGCATACTGGATTAGGCGGCCCGCCCTGCTAGCGTGGAGCCAGTCACGTCTGGCCAGCTTCATCGCCCTGCTCGCCCTGGTGATCGCGTTCACCGCCTTCAATCGAGCCTTCAAGATGGCGCCGCTCATGCTGCTGTCGGTGTTCTTCGTGATCGTGGCTTCGGGCAACAACCTGTTCGGTGTTTTGAAACCACGCAGCATCCGCTGGCTGGGCGAGATCAGCTACAGCACTTACCTGCTGCATGGTTTCGTGCTGTGGCTGATGGTGCAGCGTCTGCCGCTGATTGTGCATGTGGATGCACGGGAAACCTGGGTGTATCTGCCGTTGCTGGCGATCTGCACCTGCTTGCTGATTCTGATCAGCAGCGCGACCTTCCTCTACATCGAATTGCCGGGCATGGCCGCCGGCAGGAAGCTTCTGAACTGGTTGCGCCAGCGCCAGAAGGGCGACAAGCGCCTGTCGGAGAAAGTCGCTCGCTGA